A portion of the Juglans microcarpa x Juglans regia isolate MS1-56 chromosome 1D, Jm3101_v1.0, whole genome shotgun sequence genome contains these proteins:
- the LOC121257850 gene encoding nuclear pore complex protein NUP96 isoform X3 produces MASPSLLPVSGISSELQTRRNVSFSSSCEVDSDVGSSSEVVSHYKKRRTSQNNDFSSCGNLSEVEAILPTLRSADYYMRPCLKELATWELEDPGYCSRVLDFTIGRVGYGSVKFLGKTDIRWLDLDDILKFHRHEIVVYEDENAKPGVGQGLNKAAEVTLVLQVRSLGFEEGKLEMIVDKLRIIAERQGACFISFDPANGEWKFLVQHFSRFGLNEDDEEDIVMDDATVVQNPMGMNGGEAADIDEETHMGATSVVLSHSLPAHLGLDPVRMREMKMLMFPDEEEEAEDTSEIPTYQKPSFGKDSVRSPFRNSAQMMSHRSSPPVARKAPLPLLEYDHGSFDSNSPGAILMAQQNKGLSLRPLKPEGSGFKLDLKKETPVTGSHSRNIVDAGLFMGRSFRVGWGPNGILVHTGTPVGSNDSQRVLSSVVTLAKVATDEVVRDENNKVREELFDLAFDSPLNLHKEISHETKEVEVGSFKLRLRKLVSDRLMLSEICRSYGDIIERRLEVPGLSSSSRVVLSHQVMVWELIKVLFSDRENSSQLKSLVADNEEDMMQDMKEASSDVDIEALPLIRRAEFSLWLQESVCPRVQDTISSLNESSYLEHVFLLLTGRQLDAAVELAASTGDVRLACLLSQAGGSMVNRADVAQQLYLWRINSLDFSFIEEDRLRLYELLAGNIHGSLHGMKVDWKRFLGLLMWYQLPPDTSLPIVFHTYQQLVDDGKAPYPVPVYIDEGPVEEAVKWSTEERFDFSYYLMLLHASGEGEFDLLKAMFTALSSTNDPLDYHMIWHQRAVLEAIGAITSNDLHVLDMGLVSQLLCLGKCHWAIYVVLHMPYHEDFPYLHASLIREILFQYCECWSSDESQRQFIENLGVPVVWLHEAMAIYCGYYGDFSNALENFLQCEHWQKAHTILITTVAHKLFLSELTNTRIVWLRWTLCSHLKEKGK; encoded by the exons ATGGCATCCCCTTCTCTGCTCCCGGTTTCCG GGATTTCCAGTGAACTTCAGACTAGAAGAAATGTATCATTTAGTAGTTCTTGTGAAGTGGACTCTGATGTGGGAAGTAGTTCAGAAGTTGTATCTCATTACAAGAAAAGAAGGACATCTCAAAACAATGATTTTTCTTCGTGCGGGAATTTGAGTGAGGTTGAAGCTATCTTACCTACTTTAAGGTCAGCTGATTATTACATGAGACCCTGTTTGAAGGAATTGGCTACCTGGGAACTTGAGGACCCTGGTTATTGTAGCCGAGTTTTGGACTTCACAATTGGGAGGGTGGGTTATGGGTCGGTCAAGTTTCTTGGGAAGACTGACATTAGATGGTTGGATCTAGATGACATTTTGAAGTTCCATAGGCATGAGATAGTTGtttatgaagatgaaaatgcTAAGCCTGGAGTTGGACAGGGACTTAACAAGGCTGCTGAGGTGACTTTGGTGCTACAAGTGAGATCTCTGGGTTTTGAAGAGGGAAAACTAGAGATGATCGTGGACAAATTAAGAATCATTGCAGAAAGACAGGGGGCTTGCTTCATTTCGTTTGACCCAGCAAATGGTGAATGGAAATTCTTGGTTCAACATTTCAGCAGATTTGGATTgaatgaagatgatgaggaagatattgTAATGGATGATGCAACTGTAGTTCAGAATCCCATGGGTATGAATGGTGGTGAGGCTGCTGATATTGATGAAGAAACACACATGGGAGCCACTAGTGTtgtgctctctcactctcttcctGCCCATCTTGGGCTTGACCCTGTAAGAATGAGAGAGATGAAAATGTTAATGTTTCCTGATGAGGAAGAGGAGGCAGAGGATACCAGTGAAATACCAACATACCAGAAGCCATCCTTTGGTAAAGATAGCGTAAGATCTCCCTTCCGCAACTCTGCTCAAATGATGAGCCATAGATCTAGTCCACCCGTTGCTCGAAAAGCCCCATTACCGTTGCTCGAGTACGACCATGGTAGTTTTGACTCAAACTCTCCTGGAGCCATTCTGATGGCCCAACAAAATAAGGGTCTGTCTCTGAGGCCTTTAAAACCTGAAGGTTCAGGTTTTAAGCTGGACCTCAAGAAAGAAACACCAGTAACTGGAAGCCATTCTCGCAACATAGTGGATGCAGGCTTGTTCATGGGTAGGTCATTTCGGGTTGGGTGGGGCCCAAATGGGATTCTTGTTCACACTGGGACACCAGTAGGCAGTAACGATTCTCAGAGGGTGTTATCATCTGTCGTCACTTTAGCAAAGGTTGCTACAGATGAAGTGGTTAGAGATGAAAATAACAAGGTCAGAGAAGAACTTTTTGACCTTGCATTTGATTCTCCATTAAATCTCCACAAGGAGATAAGTCATGAAACAAAAGAAGTTGAAGTTGGTTCCTTCAAGCTGAGACTTCGGAAACTTGTCTCAGATCGCTTAATGCTTTCAGAGATTTGTAGGAGTTATGGAGATATTATTGAGAGGAGGTTGGAAGTTCCTGGGCTATCTTCCTCTAGTCGTGTGGTTTTGTCTCATCAAGTAATGGTGTGGGAATTGATAAAAGTTCTTTTTTCTGATAGGGAAAATAGTTCACAGTTGAAGTCCTTGGTTGCTGACAATGAGGAAGACATGATGCAGGATATGAAGGAAGCTTCTTCAGATGTAGACATAGAAGCACTTCCTCTTATTCGAAGGGCAGAGTTCAGCTTATGGTTGCAAGAGAGTGTCTGTCCTCGGGTACAAGATACAATAAGCTCCTTGAACGAATCAAGTTATCTGGAACATGTATTCTTACTCTTGACGGGGCGACAGCTTGATGCAGCTGTGGAGCTCGCTGCTTCTACTGGGGATGTGAGACTGGCTTGCTTATTAAGCCAGGCTGGTGGGTCGATGGTGAATCGTGCTGATGTTGCACAGCAACTTTATCTTTGGAGAATCAATAGCCTGGATTTCAGTTTCATTGAGGAGGACCGGTTAAGGCTTTATGAATTGCTTGCTGGTAATATTCATGGTTCtttgcatggtatgaaagttgATTGGAAGCGATTTCTAGGTTTATTGATGTGGTATCAACTACCACCTGACACTTCCTTGCCCATTGTTTTCCACACTTATCAACAACTTGTTGATGATGGAAAAGCTCCATATCCTGTTCCAGTATACATTGATGAAGGACCAGTAGAAGAGGCTGTTAAATGGAGTACAGAGGAACGTTTTGACTTCTCGTATTATCTTATGCTTCTTCATGCAAGTGGAGAGGGAGAGTTTGACCTTTTGAAGGCAATGTTCACTGCATTATCTTCAACAAATGATCCACTTGATTACCATATGATTTGGCATCAGCGTGCAGTGTTGGAGGCAATTGGTGCTATCACTTCTAATGATCTTCATGTTCTTGACATGGGACTTGTCTCGCAGCTGTTATGTCTTGGGAAATGTCATTGGGCCATCTATGTGGTCCTTCATATGCCCTACCATGAAGATTTTCCATATCTACATGCAAGTCTCATTCGAGAAATCTTGTTCCAGTACTGTGAATGTTGGAGTTCAGATGAGTCGCAACGCCAGTTTATTGAAAACTTGGGGGTTCCAGTCGTGTGGCTTCATGAGGCTATG GCTATTTACTGTGGTTACTATGGAGATTTCTCAAATGCACTTGAGAACTTTCTTCAATGTGAACATTGGCAAAAAGCTCATACTATTTTGATAACGACGGTTGCTCATAAATTGTTCTTGTCAG AACTGACTAATACTAGAATTGTATGGCTACGGTGGACGTTATGTTCTCActtaaaagaaaagggaaaatag
- the LOC121257850 gene encoding nuclear pore complex protein NUP96 isoform X4, with protein MASPSLLPVSGISSELQTRRNVSFSSSCEVDSDVGSSSEVVSHYKKRRTSQNNDFSSCGNLSEVEAILPTLRSADYYMRPCLKELATWELEDPGYCSRVLDFTIGRVGYGSVKFLGKTDIRWLDLDDILKFHRHEIVVYEDENAKPGVGQGLNKAAEVTLVLQVRSLGFEEGKLEMIVDKLRIIAERQGACFISFDPANGEWKFLVQHFSRFGLNEDDEEDIVMDDATVVQNPMGMNGGEAADIDEETHMGATSVVLSHSLPAHLGLDPVRMREMKMLMFPDEEEEAEDTSEIPTYQKPSFGKDSVRSPFRNSAQMMSHRSSPPVARKAPLPLLEYDHGSFDSNSPGAILMAQQNKGLSLRPLKPEGSGFKLDLKKETPVTGSHSRNIVDAGLFMGRSFRVGWGPNGILVHTGTPVGSNDSQRVLSSVVTLAKVATDEVVRDENNKVREELFDLAFDSPLNLHKEISHETKEVEVGSFKLRLRKLVSDRLMLSEICRSYGDIIERRLEVPGLSSSSRVVLSHQVMVWELIKVLFSDRENSSQLKSLVADNEEDMMQDMKEASSDVDIEALPLIRRAEFSLWLQESVCPRVQDTISSLNESSYLEHVFLLLTGRQLDAAVELAASTGDVRLACLLSQAGGSMVNRADVAQQLYLWRINSLDFSFIEEDRLRLYELLAGNIHGSLHGMKVDWKRFLGLLMWYQLPPDTSLPIVFHTYQQLVDDGKAPYPVPVYIDEGPVEEAVKWSTEERFDFSYYLMLLHASGEGEFDLLKAMFTALSSTNDPLDYHMIWHQRAVLEAIGAITSNDLHVLDMGLVSQLLCLGKCHWAIYVVLHMPYHEDFPYLHASLIREILFQYCECWSSDESQRQFIENLGVPVVWLHEAMAIYCGYYGDFSNALENFLQCEHWQKAHTILITTVAHKLFLSEGSQSCEEFLCDSHALFCRTD; from the exons ATGGCATCCCCTTCTCTGCTCCCGGTTTCCG GGATTTCCAGTGAACTTCAGACTAGAAGAAATGTATCATTTAGTAGTTCTTGTGAAGTGGACTCTGATGTGGGAAGTAGTTCAGAAGTTGTATCTCATTACAAGAAAAGAAGGACATCTCAAAACAATGATTTTTCTTCGTGCGGGAATTTGAGTGAGGTTGAAGCTATCTTACCTACTTTAAGGTCAGCTGATTATTACATGAGACCCTGTTTGAAGGAATTGGCTACCTGGGAACTTGAGGACCCTGGTTATTGTAGCCGAGTTTTGGACTTCACAATTGGGAGGGTGGGTTATGGGTCGGTCAAGTTTCTTGGGAAGACTGACATTAGATGGTTGGATCTAGATGACATTTTGAAGTTCCATAGGCATGAGATAGTTGtttatgaagatgaaaatgcTAAGCCTGGAGTTGGACAGGGACTTAACAAGGCTGCTGAGGTGACTTTGGTGCTACAAGTGAGATCTCTGGGTTTTGAAGAGGGAAAACTAGAGATGATCGTGGACAAATTAAGAATCATTGCAGAAAGACAGGGGGCTTGCTTCATTTCGTTTGACCCAGCAAATGGTGAATGGAAATTCTTGGTTCAACATTTCAGCAGATTTGGATTgaatgaagatgatgaggaagatattgTAATGGATGATGCAACTGTAGTTCAGAATCCCATGGGTATGAATGGTGGTGAGGCTGCTGATATTGATGAAGAAACACACATGGGAGCCACTAGTGTtgtgctctctcactctcttcctGCCCATCTTGGGCTTGACCCTGTAAGAATGAGAGAGATGAAAATGTTAATGTTTCCTGATGAGGAAGAGGAGGCAGAGGATACCAGTGAAATACCAACATACCAGAAGCCATCCTTTGGTAAAGATAGCGTAAGATCTCCCTTCCGCAACTCTGCTCAAATGATGAGCCATAGATCTAGTCCACCCGTTGCTCGAAAAGCCCCATTACCGTTGCTCGAGTACGACCATGGTAGTTTTGACTCAAACTCTCCTGGAGCCATTCTGATGGCCCAACAAAATAAGGGTCTGTCTCTGAGGCCTTTAAAACCTGAAGGTTCAGGTTTTAAGCTGGACCTCAAGAAAGAAACACCAGTAACTGGAAGCCATTCTCGCAACATAGTGGATGCAGGCTTGTTCATGGGTAGGTCATTTCGGGTTGGGTGGGGCCCAAATGGGATTCTTGTTCACACTGGGACACCAGTAGGCAGTAACGATTCTCAGAGGGTGTTATCATCTGTCGTCACTTTAGCAAAGGTTGCTACAGATGAAGTGGTTAGAGATGAAAATAACAAGGTCAGAGAAGAACTTTTTGACCTTGCATTTGATTCTCCATTAAATCTCCACAAGGAGATAAGTCATGAAACAAAAGAAGTTGAAGTTGGTTCCTTCAAGCTGAGACTTCGGAAACTTGTCTCAGATCGCTTAATGCTTTCAGAGATTTGTAGGAGTTATGGAGATATTATTGAGAGGAGGTTGGAAGTTCCTGGGCTATCTTCCTCTAGTCGTGTGGTTTTGTCTCATCAAGTAATGGTGTGGGAATTGATAAAAGTTCTTTTTTCTGATAGGGAAAATAGTTCACAGTTGAAGTCCTTGGTTGCTGACAATGAGGAAGACATGATGCAGGATATGAAGGAAGCTTCTTCAGATGTAGACATAGAAGCACTTCCTCTTATTCGAAGGGCAGAGTTCAGCTTATGGTTGCAAGAGAGTGTCTGTCCTCGGGTACAAGATACAATAAGCTCCTTGAACGAATCAAGTTATCTGGAACATGTATTCTTACTCTTGACGGGGCGACAGCTTGATGCAGCTGTGGAGCTCGCTGCTTCTACTGGGGATGTGAGACTGGCTTGCTTATTAAGCCAGGCTGGTGGGTCGATGGTGAATCGTGCTGATGTTGCACAGCAACTTTATCTTTGGAGAATCAATAGCCTGGATTTCAGTTTCATTGAGGAGGACCGGTTAAGGCTTTATGAATTGCTTGCTGGTAATATTCATGGTTCtttgcatggtatgaaagttgATTGGAAGCGATTTCTAGGTTTATTGATGTGGTATCAACTACCACCTGACACTTCCTTGCCCATTGTTTTCCACACTTATCAACAACTTGTTGATGATGGAAAAGCTCCATATCCTGTTCCAGTATACATTGATGAAGGACCAGTAGAAGAGGCTGTTAAATGGAGTACAGAGGAACGTTTTGACTTCTCGTATTATCTTATGCTTCTTCATGCAAGTGGAGAGGGAGAGTTTGACCTTTTGAAGGCAATGTTCACTGCATTATCTTCAACAAATGATCCACTTGATTACCATATGATTTGGCATCAGCGTGCAGTGTTGGAGGCAATTGGTGCTATCACTTCTAATGATCTTCATGTTCTTGACATGGGACTTGTCTCGCAGCTGTTATGTCTTGGGAAATGTCATTGGGCCATCTATGTGGTCCTTCATATGCCCTACCATGAAGATTTTCCATATCTACATGCAAGTCTCATTCGAGAAATCTTGTTCCAGTACTGTGAATGTTGGAGTTCAGATGAGTCGCAACGCCAGTTTATTGAAAACTTGGGGGTTCCAGTCGTGTGGCTTCATGAGGCTATG GCTATTTACTGTGGTTACTATGGAGATTTCTCAAATGCACTTGAGAACTTTCTTCAATGTGAACATTGGCAAAAAGCTCATACTATTTTGATAACGACGGTTGCTCATAAATTGTTCTTGTCAG AAGGTAGTCAATCATGTGAAGAATTCCTTTGCGACAGCCATGCTTTGTTTTGCAGAACTGACTAA
- the LOC121257850 gene encoding nuclear pore complex protein NUP96 isoform X2, whose product MASPSLLPVSGISSELQTRRNVSFSSSCEVDSDVGSSSEVVSHYKKRRTSQNNDFSSCGNLSEVEAILPTLRSADYYMRPCLKELATWELEDPGYCSRVLDFTIGRVGYGSVKFLGKTDIRWLDLDDILKFHRHEIVVYEDENAKPGVGQGLNKAAEVTLVLQVRSLGFEEGKLEMIVDKLRIIAERQGACFISFDPANGEWKFLVQHFSRFGLNEDDEEDIVMDDATVVQNPMGMNGGEAADIDEETHMGATSVVLSHSLPAHLGLDPVRMREMKMLMFPDEEEEAEDTSEIPTYQKPSFGKDSVRSPFRNSAQMMSHRSSPPVARKAPLPLLEYDHGSFDSNSPGAILMAQQNKGLSLRPLKPEGSGFKLDLKKETPVTGSHSRNIVDAGLFMGRSFRVGWGPNGILVHTGTPVGSNDSQRVLSSVVTLAKVATDEVVRDENNKVREELFDLAFDSPLNLHKEISHETKEVEVGSFKLRLRKLVSDRLMLSEICRSYGDIIERRLEVPGLSSSSRVVLSHQVMVWELIKVLFSDRENSSQLKSLVADNEEDMMQDMKEASSDVDIEALPLIRRAEFSLWLQESVCPRVQDTISSLNESSYLEHVFLLLTGRQLDAAVELAASTGDVRLACLLSQAGGSMVNRADVAQQLYLWRINSLDFSFIEEDRLRLYELLAGNIHGSLHGMKVDWKRFLGLLMWYQLPPDTSLPIVFHTYQQLVDDGKAPYPVPVYIDEGPVEEAVKWSTEERFDFSYYLMLLHASGEGEFDLLKAMFTALSSTNDPLDYHMIWHQRAVLEAIGAITSNDLHVLDMGLVSQLLCLGKCHWAIYVVLHMPYHEDFPYLHASLIREILFQYCECWSSDESQRQFIENLGVPVVWLHEAMAIYCGYYGDFSNALENFLQCEHWQKAHTILITTVAHKLFLSAIAGSAQKVVNHVKNSFATAMLCFAELTNTRIVWLRWTLCSHLKEKGK is encoded by the exons ATGGCATCCCCTTCTCTGCTCCCGGTTTCCG GGATTTCCAGTGAACTTCAGACTAGAAGAAATGTATCATTTAGTAGTTCTTGTGAAGTGGACTCTGATGTGGGAAGTAGTTCAGAAGTTGTATCTCATTACAAGAAAAGAAGGACATCTCAAAACAATGATTTTTCTTCGTGCGGGAATTTGAGTGAGGTTGAAGCTATCTTACCTACTTTAAGGTCAGCTGATTATTACATGAGACCCTGTTTGAAGGAATTGGCTACCTGGGAACTTGAGGACCCTGGTTATTGTAGCCGAGTTTTGGACTTCACAATTGGGAGGGTGGGTTATGGGTCGGTCAAGTTTCTTGGGAAGACTGACATTAGATGGTTGGATCTAGATGACATTTTGAAGTTCCATAGGCATGAGATAGTTGtttatgaagatgaaaatgcTAAGCCTGGAGTTGGACAGGGACTTAACAAGGCTGCTGAGGTGACTTTGGTGCTACAAGTGAGATCTCTGGGTTTTGAAGAGGGAAAACTAGAGATGATCGTGGACAAATTAAGAATCATTGCAGAAAGACAGGGGGCTTGCTTCATTTCGTTTGACCCAGCAAATGGTGAATGGAAATTCTTGGTTCAACATTTCAGCAGATTTGGATTgaatgaagatgatgaggaagatattgTAATGGATGATGCAACTGTAGTTCAGAATCCCATGGGTATGAATGGTGGTGAGGCTGCTGATATTGATGAAGAAACACACATGGGAGCCACTAGTGTtgtgctctctcactctcttcctGCCCATCTTGGGCTTGACCCTGTAAGAATGAGAGAGATGAAAATGTTAATGTTTCCTGATGAGGAAGAGGAGGCAGAGGATACCAGTGAAATACCAACATACCAGAAGCCATCCTTTGGTAAAGATAGCGTAAGATCTCCCTTCCGCAACTCTGCTCAAATGATGAGCCATAGATCTAGTCCACCCGTTGCTCGAAAAGCCCCATTACCGTTGCTCGAGTACGACCATGGTAGTTTTGACTCAAACTCTCCTGGAGCCATTCTGATGGCCCAACAAAATAAGGGTCTGTCTCTGAGGCCTTTAAAACCTGAAGGTTCAGGTTTTAAGCTGGACCTCAAGAAAGAAACACCAGTAACTGGAAGCCATTCTCGCAACATAGTGGATGCAGGCTTGTTCATGGGTAGGTCATTTCGGGTTGGGTGGGGCCCAAATGGGATTCTTGTTCACACTGGGACACCAGTAGGCAGTAACGATTCTCAGAGGGTGTTATCATCTGTCGTCACTTTAGCAAAGGTTGCTACAGATGAAGTGGTTAGAGATGAAAATAACAAGGTCAGAGAAGAACTTTTTGACCTTGCATTTGATTCTCCATTAAATCTCCACAAGGAGATAAGTCATGAAACAAAAGAAGTTGAAGTTGGTTCCTTCAAGCTGAGACTTCGGAAACTTGTCTCAGATCGCTTAATGCTTTCAGAGATTTGTAGGAGTTATGGAGATATTATTGAGAGGAGGTTGGAAGTTCCTGGGCTATCTTCCTCTAGTCGTGTGGTTTTGTCTCATCAAGTAATGGTGTGGGAATTGATAAAAGTTCTTTTTTCTGATAGGGAAAATAGTTCACAGTTGAAGTCCTTGGTTGCTGACAATGAGGAAGACATGATGCAGGATATGAAGGAAGCTTCTTCAGATGTAGACATAGAAGCACTTCCTCTTATTCGAAGGGCAGAGTTCAGCTTATGGTTGCAAGAGAGTGTCTGTCCTCGGGTACAAGATACAATAAGCTCCTTGAACGAATCAAGTTATCTGGAACATGTATTCTTACTCTTGACGGGGCGACAGCTTGATGCAGCTGTGGAGCTCGCTGCTTCTACTGGGGATGTGAGACTGGCTTGCTTATTAAGCCAGGCTGGTGGGTCGATGGTGAATCGTGCTGATGTTGCACAGCAACTTTATCTTTGGAGAATCAATAGCCTGGATTTCAGTTTCATTGAGGAGGACCGGTTAAGGCTTTATGAATTGCTTGCTGGTAATATTCATGGTTCtttgcatggtatgaaagttgATTGGAAGCGATTTCTAGGTTTATTGATGTGGTATCAACTACCACCTGACACTTCCTTGCCCATTGTTTTCCACACTTATCAACAACTTGTTGATGATGGAAAAGCTCCATATCCTGTTCCAGTATACATTGATGAAGGACCAGTAGAAGAGGCTGTTAAATGGAGTACAGAGGAACGTTTTGACTTCTCGTATTATCTTATGCTTCTTCATGCAAGTGGAGAGGGAGAGTTTGACCTTTTGAAGGCAATGTTCACTGCATTATCTTCAACAAATGATCCACTTGATTACCATATGATTTGGCATCAGCGTGCAGTGTTGGAGGCAATTGGTGCTATCACTTCTAATGATCTTCATGTTCTTGACATGGGACTTGTCTCGCAGCTGTTATGTCTTGGGAAATGTCATTGGGCCATCTATGTGGTCCTTCATATGCCCTACCATGAAGATTTTCCATATCTACATGCAAGTCTCATTCGAGAAATCTTGTTCCAGTACTGTGAATGTTGGAGTTCAGATGAGTCGCAACGCCAGTTTATTGAAAACTTGGGGGTTCCAGTCGTGTGGCTTCATGAGGCTATG GCTATTTACTGTGGTTACTATGGAGATTTCTCAAATGCACTTGAGAACTTTCTTCAATGTGAACATTGGCAAAAAGCTCATACTATTTTGATAACGACGGTTGCTCATAAATTGTTCTTGTCAG CCATTGCTGGGAGTGCTCAGAAGGTAGTCAATCATGTGAAGAATTCCTTTGCGACAGCCATGCTTTGTTTTGCAGAACTGACTAATACTAGAATTGTATGGCTACGGTGGACGTTATGTTCTCActtaaaagaaaagggaaaatag